In Syntrophales bacterium, the following are encoded in one genomic region:
- a CDS encoding AlpA family phage regulatory protein, producing the protein MKRTILRIPAVKFASGLSRSTIYLRISQGLWTKPVSLGPRAVGWPSDEVATINAARIAGDTDDEIRVLVVKLETARKEAKEWER; encoded by the coding sequence ATGAAGCGTACCATACTGAGAATCCCAGCCGTCAAATTTGCATCGGGGCTTTCCCGCTCCACCATTTATCTGCGGATTTCACAAGGGTTATGGACAAAACCGGTCTCCCTCGGCCCTCGGGCGGTCGGGTGGCCCTCCGACGAAGTAGCAACTATCAACGCGGCGCGCATTGCCGGGGACACAGATGACGAAATCCGTGTTCTGGTGGTAAAGCTGGAAACGGCCCGTAAAGAGGCGAAGGAATGGGAGCGATGA